A DNA window from Andrena cerasifolii isolate SP2316 chromosome 16, iyAndCera1_principal, whole genome shotgun sequence contains the following coding sequences:
- the Cka gene encoding connector of kinase to AP-1 isoform X4, with protein MKVPSQFCGSTMEDNSSSTSQNHNGQLSSGANVSLTNNKQGSDNGSNGDAKDQRPLYSIPGILHFIQHEWAHFELERSQWELDRAEFQARIAFLQGERKGQEKLKNDLVRRIKMLEYALKQERARYHKLKYGTDLVIQGDIKPPVYEEGSSTCANSEVGGGGDGEAPFTSVSNISWRQGRQILRQYLQEIGYTDTIIDVRSNRVRSLLGLNNNTDSEDMNTPALNGNEPSNKQANENNIRRAQGKKQPSSVAEAMILDTEAAVMANFEFLANTDMDMEEEEGDVEDDTFDTNMDTKSNKASTLITEDVDAEAEEVLNELNLLTEIEESPPGSIHLEIDSNEWNAIHRGLQQDPRRPNKEGDSTLELGELEQLCVNNEAETSYDMVTTTKETFRKTWNAKYTLRSHFDAVRALVFHPTEAVLITASDDHTLKLWNLHKTLPAKKSASLDVEPLYTFRSHTGPVLCLAMCSTGNQCYSGGLDGMIHCWTLPSANIDPYDSYEPSVLSQTLKGHTDAVWGLSMYHPRSQLLSISADGTVKLWSPQSKSPLLHTYISEQDGIPTSVDFIRDEPHKLVVAYEAACVVFDTETGESVARLEANETKGVNRVVAHPTLPLVVAAHEDRHIRFYDHRSATLAHAMVAHLDAVTSLAVDPHGLYLLSGSHDCSIRLWNMDNKTCVQEITAHRKKFDESILDVAFHPSRPFIASAGADALAKVYV; from the exons ATGAAGGTACCGAGCCAGTTTTGTGGTTCCACGATGGAGGATAACTCCAGTTCTACATCTCAAAATCACAATGGACAGTTATCCAGTGGTGCGAACGTTTCACTGACGAACAATAAACAGGGCAGTGACAACGGTAGCAATGGCGATGCCAAGGATCAAAGACCACTCTACTCTATCCCTGGCATTCTACACTTTATTCAGCACGAATGGGCTCACTTCGAGCTCGAGAGATCGCAATGGGAGCTTGACAGGGCAGAATTCCAG GCTAGGATAGCTTTTTTACAAGGTGAAAGAAAAGGtcaagaaaagttaaaaaatgatttagtaagaagaataaaaatgttAGAATATGCACTTAAGCAGGAACG AGCAAGGTACCACAAGCTAAAATATGGCACTGATTTGGTAATTCAAGGAGACATAAAACCTCCTGTTTACGAAGAAGGTAGTAGTACTTGCGCTAATTCCGAAGTTGGGGGAGGCGGTGATGGGGAAGCTCCGTTTACTTCCGTTAGTAACATCAGTTGGAGGCAAGGCCGACAAATTTTGAGACA ATACTTACAAGAAATTGGATACACCGATACTATAATAGATGTACGATCAAACAGAGTAAGATCTTTACTcggtttaaataataatacagactCGGAAGATATGAATACTCCTGCATTAAACGGTAACGAACCATCAAATAAACAAGCAAACGAAAACAACATCCGCAGAGCTCAGGGAAAAAAG CAACCGTCTTCTGTAGCAGAAGCAATGATATTAGATACAGAAGCAGCAGTCATGGCGAACTTTGAGTTTCTGGCCAACACAGACATGGATATGGAAGAAGAGGAAGGGGATGTAGAAGATGACACCTTTGATACAAATATGGACACCAAATCAAATAAa GCATCTACCCTGATAACAGAGGATGTTGATGCAGAAGCAGAGGAagtattaaatgaattaaatcTTCTCACAGAAATCGAAGAATCACCGCCAGGTTCTATCCATTTGGAAATAGACTCGAATGAATGGA ATGCGATACACAGAGGTTTACAGCAAGATCCAAGGCGCCCGAATAAGGAAGGTGATTCTACATTGGAATTGGGCGAGTTAGAACAATTATGTGTTAACAATGAAGCAGAAACGTCATACGAT ATGGTGACAACCACAAAGGAAACCTTCAGAAAAACATGGAACGCAAAATATACATTACGATCTCATTTCGATGCTGTTCGAGCTCTCGTCTTCCATCCCACAGAAGCTGTTCTCATAACTGCAAGCGATGATCACACACTCAAGCTGTGGAATCTTCATAAGACATTGCCAGCCAAAAA gTCAGCTTCGTTAGACGTAGAACCATTATACACGTTCAGATCGCATACTGGTCCTGTGCTATGTTTAGCTATGTGTAGCACAGGGAATCAATGTTACAGCGGCGGTTTAGACGGTATGATTCATTGTTGGACGCTCCCTTCAGCTAATATAGATCCCTACGACTCTTACGAAccaagtgttctcagtcaaacATTAAAAGGACACACAGACGCAGTTTGGGGACTAAGTATGTATCACCCTCGGTCGCAATTGCTATCGATCAGTGCTGATGGGACTGTGAAATTATGGAGCCCGCAAAGTAAATCTCCGCTACTTCATACGTATATCTCCGAACAAG ATGGCATACCAACTTCAGTAGACTTCATAAGAGATGAGCCACACAAATTGGTTGTAGCTTACGAAGCGGCTTGCGTGGTATTTGATACAGAAACTGGCGAGAGCGTGGCTCGCCTCGaagccaacgaaacaaagggCGTGAACCGTGTCGTGGCGCATCCGACATTACCGCTTGTTGTCGCGGCGCACGAAGACCGGCACATTCGATTTTACGATCATCGATCAGCTACTCTCGCTCACGCCATGGTTGCTCATTTGGATGCAGTTACTAGTCTTGCTGTAGACCCCCATGGTTTATATTTACTTTCAGGAA GTCACGATTGCAGTATAAGATTGTGGAATATGGATAATAAGACATGTGTTCAGGAGATAACGGCACATCGCAAGAAGTTTGACGAAAGTATTTTAGACGTAGCATTTCATCCATCGCGACCTTTCATAGCAAGCGCGGGAGCCGATGCTCTTGCCAAAGTGTATGTGTGA
- the Cka gene encoding connector of kinase to AP-1 isoform X1 yields MKVPSQFCGSTMEDNSSSTSQNHNGQLSSGANVSLTNNKQGSDNGSNGDAKDQRPLYSIPGILHFIQHEWAHFELERSQWELDRAEFQARIAFLQGERKGQEKLKNDLVRRIKMLEYALKQERARYHKLKYGTDLVIQGDIKPPVYEEGSSTCANSEVGGGGDGEAPFTSVSNISWRQGRQILRQYLQEIGYTDTIIDVRSNRVRSLLGLNNNTDSEDMNTPALNGNEPSNKQANENNIRRAQGKKVEQQPSSVAEAMILDTEAAVMANFEFLANTDMDMEEEEGDVEDDTFDTNMDTKSNKASTLITEDVDAEAEEVLNELNLLTEIEESPPGSIHLEIDSNEWNAIHRGLQQDPRRPNKEGDSTLELGELEQLCVNNEAETSYDMVTTTKETFRKTWNAKYTLRSHFDAVRALVFHPTEAVLITASDDHTLKLWNLHKTLPAKKSASLDVEPLYTFRSHTGPVLCLAMCSTGNQCYSGGLDGMIHCWTLPSANIDPYDSYEPSVLSQTLKGHTDAVWGLSMYHPRSQLLSISADGTVKLWSPQSKSPLLHTYISEQDGIPTSVDFIRDEPHKLVVAYEAACVVFDTETGESVARLEANETKGVNRVVAHPTLPLVVAAHEDRHIRFYDHRSATLAHAMVAHLDAVTSLAVDPHGLYLLSGSHDCSIRLWNMDNKTCVQEITAHRKKFDESILDVAFHPSRPFIASAGADALAKVYV; encoded by the exons ATGAAGGTACCGAGCCAGTTTTGTGGTTCCACGATGGAGGATAACTCCAGTTCTACATCTCAAAATCACAATGGACAGTTATCCAGTGGTGCGAACGTTTCACTGACGAACAATAAACAGGGCAGTGACAACGGTAGCAATGGCGATGCCAAGGATCAAAGACCACTCTACTCTATCCCTGGCATTCTACACTTTATTCAGCACGAATGGGCTCACTTCGAGCTCGAGAGATCGCAATGGGAGCTTGACAGGGCAGAATTCCAG GCTAGGATAGCTTTTTTACAAGGTGAAAGAAAAGGtcaagaaaagttaaaaaatgatttagtaagaagaataaaaatgttAGAATATGCACTTAAGCAGGAACG AGCAAGGTACCACAAGCTAAAATATGGCACTGATTTGGTAATTCAAGGAGACATAAAACCTCCTGTTTACGAAGAAGGTAGTAGTACTTGCGCTAATTCCGAAGTTGGGGGAGGCGGTGATGGGGAAGCTCCGTTTACTTCCGTTAGTAACATCAGTTGGAGGCAAGGCCGACAAATTTTGAGACA ATACTTACAAGAAATTGGATACACCGATACTATAATAGATGTACGATCAAACAGAGTAAGATCTTTACTcggtttaaataataatacagactCGGAAGATATGAATACTCCTGCATTAAACGGTAACGAACCATCAAATAAACAAGCAAACGAAAACAACATCCGCAGAGCTCAGGGAAAAAAGGTAGAG CAGCAACCGTCTTCTGTAGCAGAAGCAATGATATTAGATACAGAAGCAGCAGTCATGGCGAACTTTGAGTTTCTGGCCAACACAGACATGGATATGGAAGAAGAGGAAGGGGATGTAGAAGATGACACCTTTGATACAAATATGGACACCAAATCAAATAAa GCATCTACCCTGATAACAGAGGATGTTGATGCAGAAGCAGAGGAagtattaaatgaattaaatcTTCTCACAGAAATCGAAGAATCACCGCCAGGTTCTATCCATTTGGAAATAGACTCGAATGAATGGA ATGCGATACACAGAGGTTTACAGCAAGATCCAAGGCGCCCGAATAAGGAAGGTGATTCTACATTGGAATTGGGCGAGTTAGAACAATTATGTGTTAACAATGAAGCAGAAACGTCATACGAT ATGGTGACAACCACAAAGGAAACCTTCAGAAAAACATGGAACGCAAAATATACATTACGATCTCATTTCGATGCTGTTCGAGCTCTCGTCTTCCATCCCACAGAAGCTGTTCTCATAACTGCAAGCGATGATCACACACTCAAGCTGTGGAATCTTCATAAGACATTGCCAGCCAAAAA gTCAGCTTCGTTAGACGTAGAACCATTATACACGTTCAGATCGCATACTGGTCCTGTGCTATGTTTAGCTATGTGTAGCACAGGGAATCAATGTTACAGCGGCGGTTTAGACGGTATGATTCATTGTTGGACGCTCCCTTCAGCTAATATAGATCCCTACGACTCTTACGAAccaagtgttctcagtcaaacATTAAAAGGACACACAGACGCAGTTTGGGGACTAAGTATGTATCACCCTCGGTCGCAATTGCTATCGATCAGTGCTGATGGGACTGTGAAATTATGGAGCCCGCAAAGTAAATCTCCGCTACTTCATACGTATATCTCCGAACAAG ATGGCATACCAACTTCAGTAGACTTCATAAGAGATGAGCCACACAAATTGGTTGTAGCTTACGAAGCGGCTTGCGTGGTATTTGATACAGAAACTGGCGAGAGCGTGGCTCGCCTCGaagccaacgaaacaaagggCGTGAACCGTGTCGTGGCGCATCCGACATTACCGCTTGTTGTCGCGGCGCACGAAGACCGGCACATTCGATTTTACGATCATCGATCAGCTACTCTCGCTCACGCCATGGTTGCTCATTTGGATGCAGTTACTAGTCTTGCTGTAGACCCCCATGGTTTATATTTACTTTCAGGAA GTCACGATTGCAGTATAAGATTGTGGAATATGGATAATAAGACATGTGTTCAGGAGATAACGGCACATCGCAAGAAGTTTGACGAAAGTATTTTAGACGTAGCATTTCATCCATCGCGACCTTTCATAGCAAGCGCGGGAGCCGATGCTCTTGCCAAAGTGTATGTGTGA
- the Cka gene encoding connector of kinase to AP-1 isoform X2 — MKVPSQFCGSTMEDNSSSTSQNHNGQLSSGANVSLTNNKQGSDNGSNGDAKDQRPLYSIPGILHFIQHEWAHFELERSQWELDRAEFQARIAFLQGERKGQEKLKNDLVRRIKMLEYALKQERARYHKLKYGTDLVIQGDIKPPVYEEGSSTCANSEVGGGGDGEAPFTSVSNISWRQGRQILRQYLQEIGYTDTIIDVRSNRVRSLLGLNNNTDSEDMNTPALNGNEPSNKQANENNIRRAQGKKVEQPSSVAEAMILDTEAAVMANFEFLANTDMDMEEEEGDVEDDTFDTNMDTKSNKASTLITEDVDAEAEEVLNELNLLTEIEESPPGSIHLEIDSNEWNAIHRGLQQDPRRPNKEGDSTLELGELEQLCVNNEAETSYDMVTTTKETFRKTWNAKYTLRSHFDAVRALVFHPTEAVLITASDDHTLKLWNLHKTLPAKKSASLDVEPLYTFRSHTGPVLCLAMCSTGNQCYSGGLDGMIHCWTLPSANIDPYDSYEPSVLSQTLKGHTDAVWGLSMYHPRSQLLSISADGTVKLWSPQSKSPLLHTYISEQDGIPTSVDFIRDEPHKLVVAYEAACVVFDTETGESVARLEANETKGVNRVVAHPTLPLVVAAHEDRHIRFYDHRSATLAHAMVAHLDAVTSLAVDPHGLYLLSGSHDCSIRLWNMDNKTCVQEITAHRKKFDESILDVAFHPSRPFIASAGADALAKVYV; from the exons ATGAAGGTACCGAGCCAGTTTTGTGGTTCCACGATGGAGGATAACTCCAGTTCTACATCTCAAAATCACAATGGACAGTTATCCAGTGGTGCGAACGTTTCACTGACGAACAATAAACAGGGCAGTGACAACGGTAGCAATGGCGATGCCAAGGATCAAAGACCACTCTACTCTATCCCTGGCATTCTACACTTTATTCAGCACGAATGGGCTCACTTCGAGCTCGAGAGATCGCAATGGGAGCTTGACAGGGCAGAATTCCAG GCTAGGATAGCTTTTTTACAAGGTGAAAGAAAAGGtcaagaaaagttaaaaaatgatttagtaagaagaataaaaatgttAGAATATGCACTTAAGCAGGAACG AGCAAGGTACCACAAGCTAAAATATGGCACTGATTTGGTAATTCAAGGAGACATAAAACCTCCTGTTTACGAAGAAGGTAGTAGTACTTGCGCTAATTCCGAAGTTGGGGGAGGCGGTGATGGGGAAGCTCCGTTTACTTCCGTTAGTAACATCAGTTGGAGGCAAGGCCGACAAATTTTGAGACA ATACTTACAAGAAATTGGATACACCGATACTATAATAGATGTACGATCAAACAGAGTAAGATCTTTACTcggtttaaataataatacagactCGGAAGATATGAATACTCCTGCATTAAACGGTAACGAACCATCAAATAAACAAGCAAACGAAAACAACATCCGCAGAGCTCAGGGAAAAAAGGTAGAG CAACCGTCTTCTGTAGCAGAAGCAATGATATTAGATACAGAAGCAGCAGTCATGGCGAACTTTGAGTTTCTGGCCAACACAGACATGGATATGGAAGAAGAGGAAGGGGATGTAGAAGATGACACCTTTGATACAAATATGGACACCAAATCAAATAAa GCATCTACCCTGATAACAGAGGATGTTGATGCAGAAGCAGAGGAagtattaaatgaattaaatcTTCTCACAGAAATCGAAGAATCACCGCCAGGTTCTATCCATTTGGAAATAGACTCGAATGAATGGA ATGCGATACACAGAGGTTTACAGCAAGATCCAAGGCGCCCGAATAAGGAAGGTGATTCTACATTGGAATTGGGCGAGTTAGAACAATTATGTGTTAACAATGAAGCAGAAACGTCATACGAT ATGGTGACAACCACAAAGGAAACCTTCAGAAAAACATGGAACGCAAAATATACATTACGATCTCATTTCGATGCTGTTCGAGCTCTCGTCTTCCATCCCACAGAAGCTGTTCTCATAACTGCAAGCGATGATCACACACTCAAGCTGTGGAATCTTCATAAGACATTGCCAGCCAAAAA gTCAGCTTCGTTAGACGTAGAACCATTATACACGTTCAGATCGCATACTGGTCCTGTGCTATGTTTAGCTATGTGTAGCACAGGGAATCAATGTTACAGCGGCGGTTTAGACGGTATGATTCATTGTTGGACGCTCCCTTCAGCTAATATAGATCCCTACGACTCTTACGAAccaagtgttctcagtcaaacATTAAAAGGACACACAGACGCAGTTTGGGGACTAAGTATGTATCACCCTCGGTCGCAATTGCTATCGATCAGTGCTGATGGGACTGTGAAATTATGGAGCCCGCAAAGTAAATCTCCGCTACTTCATACGTATATCTCCGAACAAG ATGGCATACCAACTTCAGTAGACTTCATAAGAGATGAGCCACACAAATTGGTTGTAGCTTACGAAGCGGCTTGCGTGGTATTTGATACAGAAACTGGCGAGAGCGTGGCTCGCCTCGaagccaacgaaacaaagggCGTGAACCGTGTCGTGGCGCATCCGACATTACCGCTTGTTGTCGCGGCGCACGAAGACCGGCACATTCGATTTTACGATCATCGATCAGCTACTCTCGCTCACGCCATGGTTGCTCATTTGGATGCAGTTACTAGTCTTGCTGTAGACCCCCATGGTTTATATTTACTTTCAGGAA GTCACGATTGCAGTATAAGATTGTGGAATATGGATAATAAGACATGTGTTCAGGAGATAACGGCACATCGCAAGAAGTTTGACGAAAGTATTTTAGACGTAGCATTTCATCCATCGCGACCTTTCATAGCAAGCGCGGGAGCCGATGCTCTTGCCAAAGTGTATGTGTGA
- the Cka gene encoding connector of kinase to AP-1 isoform X3, which produces MKVPSQFCGSTMEDNSSSTSQNHNGQLSSGANVSLTNNKQGSDNGSNGDAKDQRPLYSIPGILHFIQHEWAHFELERSQWELDRAEFQARIAFLQGERKGQEKLKNDLVRRIKMLEYALKQERARYHKLKYGTDLVIQGDIKPPVYEEGSSTCANSEVGGGGDGEAPFTSVSNISWRQGRQILRQYLQEIGYTDTIIDVRSNRVRSLLGLNNNTDSEDMNTPALNGNEPSNKQANENNIRRAQGKKQQPSSVAEAMILDTEAAVMANFEFLANTDMDMEEEEGDVEDDTFDTNMDTKSNKASTLITEDVDAEAEEVLNELNLLTEIEESPPGSIHLEIDSNEWNAIHRGLQQDPRRPNKEGDSTLELGELEQLCVNNEAETSYDMVTTTKETFRKTWNAKYTLRSHFDAVRALVFHPTEAVLITASDDHTLKLWNLHKTLPAKKSASLDVEPLYTFRSHTGPVLCLAMCSTGNQCYSGGLDGMIHCWTLPSANIDPYDSYEPSVLSQTLKGHTDAVWGLSMYHPRSQLLSISADGTVKLWSPQSKSPLLHTYISEQDGIPTSVDFIRDEPHKLVVAYEAACVVFDTETGESVARLEANETKGVNRVVAHPTLPLVVAAHEDRHIRFYDHRSATLAHAMVAHLDAVTSLAVDPHGLYLLSGSHDCSIRLWNMDNKTCVQEITAHRKKFDESILDVAFHPSRPFIASAGADALAKVYV; this is translated from the exons ATGAAGGTACCGAGCCAGTTTTGTGGTTCCACGATGGAGGATAACTCCAGTTCTACATCTCAAAATCACAATGGACAGTTATCCAGTGGTGCGAACGTTTCACTGACGAACAATAAACAGGGCAGTGACAACGGTAGCAATGGCGATGCCAAGGATCAAAGACCACTCTACTCTATCCCTGGCATTCTACACTTTATTCAGCACGAATGGGCTCACTTCGAGCTCGAGAGATCGCAATGGGAGCTTGACAGGGCAGAATTCCAG GCTAGGATAGCTTTTTTACAAGGTGAAAGAAAAGGtcaagaaaagttaaaaaatgatttagtaagaagaataaaaatgttAGAATATGCACTTAAGCAGGAACG AGCAAGGTACCACAAGCTAAAATATGGCACTGATTTGGTAATTCAAGGAGACATAAAACCTCCTGTTTACGAAGAAGGTAGTAGTACTTGCGCTAATTCCGAAGTTGGGGGAGGCGGTGATGGGGAAGCTCCGTTTACTTCCGTTAGTAACATCAGTTGGAGGCAAGGCCGACAAATTTTGAGACA ATACTTACAAGAAATTGGATACACCGATACTATAATAGATGTACGATCAAACAGAGTAAGATCTTTACTcggtttaaataataatacagactCGGAAGATATGAATACTCCTGCATTAAACGGTAACGAACCATCAAATAAACAAGCAAACGAAAACAACATCCGCAGAGCTCAGGGAAAAAAG CAGCAACCGTCTTCTGTAGCAGAAGCAATGATATTAGATACAGAAGCAGCAGTCATGGCGAACTTTGAGTTTCTGGCCAACACAGACATGGATATGGAAGAAGAGGAAGGGGATGTAGAAGATGACACCTTTGATACAAATATGGACACCAAATCAAATAAa GCATCTACCCTGATAACAGAGGATGTTGATGCAGAAGCAGAGGAagtattaaatgaattaaatcTTCTCACAGAAATCGAAGAATCACCGCCAGGTTCTATCCATTTGGAAATAGACTCGAATGAATGGA ATGCGATACACAGAGGTTTACAGCAAGATCCAAGGCGCCCGAATAAGGAAGGTGATTCTACATTGGAATTGGGCGAGTTAGAACAATTATGTGTTAACAATGAAGCAGAAACGTCATACGAT ATGGTGACAACCACAAAGGAAACCTTCAGAAAAACATGGAACGCAAAATATACATTACGATCTCATTTCGATGCTGTTCGAGCTCTCGTCTTCCATCCCACAGAAGCTGTTCTCATAACTGCAAGCGATGATCACACACTCAAGCTGTGGAATCTTCATAAGACATTGCCAGCCAAAAA gTCAGCTTCGTTAGACGTAGAACCATTATACACGTTCAGATCGCATACTGGTCCTGTGCTATGTTTAGCTATGTGTAGCACAGGGAATCAATGTTACAGCGGCGGTTTAGACGGTATGATTCATTGTTGGACGCTCCCTTCAGCTAATATAGATCCCTACGACTCTTACGAAccaagtgttctcagtcaaacATTAAAAGGACACACAGACGCAGTTTGGGGACTAAGTATGTATCACCCTCGGTCGCAATTGCTATCGATCAGTGCTGATGGGACTGTGAAATTATGGAGCCCGCAAAGTAAATCTCCGCTACTTCATACGTATATCTCCGAACAAG ATGGCATACCAACTTCAGTAGACTTCATAAGAGATGAGCCACACAAATTGGTTGTAGCTTACGAAGCGGCTTGCGTGGTATTTGATACAGAAACTGGCGAGAGCGTGGCTCGCCTCGaagccaacgaaacaaagggCGTGAACCGTGTCGTGGCGCATCCGACATTACCGCTTGTTGTCGCGGCGCACGAAGACCGGCACATTCGATTTTACGATCATCGATCAGCTACTCTCGCTCACGCCATGGTTGCTCATTTGGATGCAGTTACTAGTCTTGCTGTAGACCCCCATGGTTTATATTTACTTTCAGGAA GTCACGATTGCAGTATAAGATTGTGGAATATGGATAATAAGACATGTGTTCAGGAGATAACGGCACATCGCAAGAAGTTTGACGAAAGTATTTTAGACGTAGCATTTCATCCATCGCGACCTTTCATAGCAAGCGCGGGAGCCGATGCTCTTGCCAAAGTGTATGTGTGA